From one Candidatus Poribacteria bacterium genomic stretch:
- the dusB gene encoding tRNA dihydrouridine synthase DusB gives MLTIGNLHISDFPLLLAPMEDVSDPPFRAVCKDNGADLMYTEFISSEALIRDAAPSVAKLDIFEAERPIGIQIFGHDIEAMRASVEITERVQPDIIDINYGCPVKKVTCKGAGAGILQDIPKMVKMTAEMVKATKLPVTVKTRLGWDDKTKYIVEVAERLQDVGIRAIAIHGRTRRQMYKGSADWTLIGRIKDNPRMKIPVFGNGDVDSPQKAAQMRQQYGVDGIMIGRAAIGYPWIFNEIKHYFATDELLPPPSIDERIAVFRRHLDFSIKWKGLKLGLIEMRRHYSNYFKGIPYVKPFRNRLVTSDSYDDVLGIVEELRTHALTSVLSLVGNHPSADTLPKNA, from the coding sequence ATGTTAACAATCGGCAACCTCCACATTTCAGATTTCCCACTACTGCTCGCTCCAATGGAAGATGTGAGCGATCCACCTTTTCGCGCCGTCTGCAAGGATAACGGTGCGGATCTCATGTACACCGAATTCATCTCCTCCGAAGCACTCATCCGCGATGCCGCGCCGAGCGTTGCCAAATTGGACATCTTTGAAGCAGAAAGACCCATCGGTATCCAAATTTTTGGTCACGACATCGAAGCCATGCGCGCTTCTGTCGAAATCACCGAACGCGTTCAACCCGATATTATCGACATCAACTATGGCTGCCCCGTCAAAAAGGTTACGTGTAAAGGCGCGGGTGCCGGTATCCTGCAGGACATCCCTAAAATGGTGAAGATGACCGCCGAGATGGTAAAAGCCACGAAACTCCCTGTCACCGTCAAAACCCGACTCGGTTGGGACGATAAAACGAAGTACATCGTCGAAGTCGCTGAACGCCTACAAGATGTCGGTATTCGAGCCATCGCGATTCACGGCAGAACCCGTCGGCAGATGTATAAGGGCAGTGCCGACTGGACACTCATCGGTCGGATTAAGGATAACCCGCGCATGAAGATTCCGGTGTTTGGCAACGGTGATGTTGATAGTCCACAGAAAGCAGCGCAGATGCGCCAACAATACGGCGTTGACGGTATTATGATTGGACGCGCCGCCATCGGTTACCCTTGGATTTTTAACGAGATAAAACACTATTTCGCGACGGATGAATTGCTCCCACCGCCCTCCATAGATGAGCGGATCGCCGTCTTTAGAAGACATCTCGATTTCTCTATTAAGTGGAAGGGCTTAAAACTCGGTCTCATTGAGATGCGTCGGCACTACAGCAATTATTTCAAGGGCATTCCCTACGTCAAACCTTTTCGCAACCGCCTCGTTACATCTGATAGCTACGACGATGTTTTAGGGATTGTAGAGGAACTCCGTACGCACGCCTTAACATCGGTTCTATCTCTGGTAGGAAACCATCCAAGTGCCGATACCCTACCAAAAAATGCTTGA
- a CDS encoding Gfo/Idh/MocA family oxidoreductase produces the protein MSQKTYRAAAIGHTGAGNFGHALHTPYRGIDNAEFIAVADPDEAGREKAAAEAGAVRSYADYRDMLEKEDLDIVSVCPRWTTEHVDMVTACIEAGCHVYSEKPMTATLADGDLIVKTAKAHGKKVAVAHQAVYLPATHAIKKMLNDGKIGTVQAIHASGKQDHRGGGEDMIVLGTHLFNMMRFFVGDVAWMQGHVTNNGKEVAYGDDHKPTEPVGPVAGDCINSYFSFKSGVCGFFESRRDQAGSGRYGMEIVGSDGIFSLRGDVANRLMVYPYPVLVPASPDQAWEAIDLDDTPFSSGNDLAIRDLIDAIENDRKPISAAEDAVAALEMILGAYESQLSGGRVSFPIANRAHPLSR, from the coding sequence ATGAGCCAGAAAACATATCGCGCCGCCGCTATCGGGCATACCGGAGCAGGCAACTTTGGACACGCGCTTCATACCCCATATAGAGGTATAGACAACGCTGAGTTTATCGCTGTCGCTGATCCGGACGAGGCTGGCAGAGAAAAAGCCGCAGCAGAGGCAGGTGCGGTCCGCAGCTACGCTGATTATCGGGATATGCTTGAGAAAGAAGACCTTGATATTGTAAGCGTCTGTCCGCGCTGGACGACTGAGCATGTGGACATGGTGACTGCGTGTATTGAGGCAGGATGCCACGTTTACTCTGAAAAACCGATGACGGCAACACTCGCCGATGGCGATCTAATTGTTAAAACGGCGAAAGCACACGGCAAGAAGGTTGCAGTCGCACATCAGGCGGTCTATCTCCCCGCAACCCATGCAATTAAGAAGATGCTCAACGACGGAAAGATCGGCACTGTCCAAGCCATTCATGCCAGTGGTAAGCAGGACCATCGCGGTGGTGGGGAGGATATGATCGTCCTTGGGACCCACCTATTTAATATGATGCGCTTCTTCGTCGGTGATGTCGCATGGATGCAGGGACACGTTACCAACAACGGCAAAGAGGTCGCTTATGGTGACGACCACAAGCCGACGGAACCTGTTGGACCCGTTGCTGGCGATTGTATCAACAGTTACTTCTCTTTCAAAAGTGGTGTCTGTGGTTTCTTTGAATCCCGGAGAGATCAGGCGGGTTCTGGTCGATACGGTATGGAGATCGTCGGCAGCGACGGTATTTTCTCGCTCCGCGGTGATGTCGCAAATCGACTTATGGTCTACCCCTATCCCGTCCTTGTCCCTGCAAGTCCAGATCAAGCGTGGGAAGCCATCGACTTAGACGACACACCTTTCTCCAGTGGTAATGATCTTGCTATTCGCGATCTCATTGATGCGATTGAGAACGACCGAAAACCAATTTCCGCTGCTGAAGACGCGGTCGCTGCACTCGAGATGATTCTCGGTGCTTATGAGTCCCAACTCTCTGGCGGACGCGTCTCCTTCCCAATTGCAAACCGCGCGCATCCGCTGAGCAGATAA